Proteins found in one Opitutaceae bacterium genomic segment:
- the purL gene encoding phosphoribosylformylglycinamidine synthase, producing the protein MILTLPGSPAFSESRLQKLKQDLGASGLPVRTLSSQYFHVAEVEGELDAREYRILEKLLTYGPSRKAGESRGLLLIVAPRPGTLSPWSSKATDIAHICGLNRVKRVERVVAFWVEVENSALTKPLHVVSNQQLALIQSKLHDRMTQAVFTDFESLAVLFRHEAPRQMTSVAVLTQGRAALVDANTRLGLALAEDEIDYLVKSFTTLGRDPNDIELMMFAQANSEHCRHKIFNASWDIDGERQDRSLFQMIKNTYQLHSEGILSAYKDNAAVFAGSVAGRFFADPTTGVYGSHQEPVHILCKVETHNHPTAISPFPGAATGSGGEIRDEGATGRGSKPKAGLTGFTVSNLKLPGAVRPWEKEFGKPGRIVSPLEIMIDGPLGGAAFNNEFGRPALAGYFRTYEAEVPGANGPEIRGYHKPIMLAGGLGNIREEHVKKGELKPGDKLIVLGGPAMLIGLGGGAASSMASGSGAEDLDFASVQRDNAEMERRCQEVIDRCWAMADQNPISFIHDVGAGGLSNALPELVNDGGLGGRFNLRKVPNDEPGMSPLEIWCNEAQERYVLAVPAERLQVFSDLCARERCPFAVVGEATAERRLVVEDPLHRNTPIDLPLDVLLGKPPRMHRTDTKAPRKLQGLDLGGATLREAMRRVLHHPAVADKTFLISIGDRSITGHVTRDQMVGPWQVPVADCAVTATSFDVYTGEAMSMGERTPVAVNDAAASARLAVGEALTNLAAAQIGDLGRVNLSANWMAAPAVPGDGADLYAAVKAVGMELCPALGITVPVGKDSMSMSTVWKHEGKQRRVTAPISLIISAFAPVTDVRLTLTPQLSQDPAAPLLLIDLGAGRDRLGGSILAQTFGQTGAAPADVDSPALLRSFFNAIQELGKQKLLLAYHDRSDGGLFATLAEMAFAGHCGVSIELPSGRDPFPALFSEELGAVIQVRGSDEQAVRTILARHGLDSHTMRIGSVNTEFALRISRQGTELVSEDLFVLRAEWSDTTRRIAELRDNPASAEDEHRLRQERNNPGISPKLCYDPADTLGIPTAASPLASPNINVGARPAMAILREQGVNSEVEMGAAFHRAGFESVDVHMTDLLSGRVSLSRFRGLVACGGFSYGDVLGAGEGWAKSVLFNERARTEFTTFFQRPDTFSLGVCNGCQMMSNLRDIIPGAELWPRFVQNQSERYEARFVSVRIETSPSLLFKGMEGSVIPIAVAHGEGYAEFKDRTAAEHFNRSGLVSARFVDNHHAPTERYPLNPNGSPFGITALTSQDGRATILMPHPERVFRTVANSWHPAEWGEDGPWMRLFRNARRWIG; encoded by the coding sequence CACCAAGCCGCTTCATGTCGTCTCCAACCAGCAACTGGCGTTGATCCAGTCGAAGCTCCACGACCGAATGACCCAGGCGGTCTTCACCGACTTCGAATCGCTGGCCGTGCTGTTCCGGCATGAAGCCCCCAGGCAGATGACAAGTGTCGCTGTTCTCACCCAAGGCCGCGCGGCGCTCGTCGACGCCAATACACGGCTCGGCCTCGCCCTTGCGGAAGACGAGATTGATTACCTCGTCAAGAGCTTCACCACACTGGGCCGGGACCCGAACGACATTGAGCTCATGATGTTCGCGCAGGCGAACTCCGAGCACTGCCGCCACAAGATTTTCAACGCCAGTTGGGACATCGACGGCGAGCGCCAGGACCGCTCGCTGTTCCAGATGATCAAGAACACCTATCAACTTCACAGCGAAGGGATCCTCTCGGCCTACAAGGACAATGCTGCGGTGTTCGCTGGTTCAGTTGCAGGCCGTTTCTTCGCTGATCCGACGACGGGAGTTTATGGTTCCCACCAGGAACCGGTCCACATCTTGTGCAAGGTGGAGACTCATAATCATCCCACGGCCATCTCGCCATTTCCAGGTGCGGCCACGGGTTCGGGCGGCGAGATTCGAGACGAAGGCGCGACGGGACGTGGCTCCAAGCCAAAGGCCGGACTCACCGGCTTCACGGTCTCCAACCTCAAGCTGCCTGGTGCGGTGCGCCCGTGGGAGAAGGAGTTTGGAAAGCCGGGCCGCATCGTCAGTCCGCTTGAGATCATGATTGACGGTCCGCTTGGGGGGGCCGCGTTCAACAATGAGTTCGGACGTCCTGCTCTCGCAGGCTACTTCCGGACCTACGAGGCTGAGGTGCCCGGTGCAAACGGTCCCGAAATTCGCGGCTACCACAAACCAATCATGCTCGCCGGCGGCTTGGGCAACATCCGCGAAGAGCACGTCAAGAAGGGCGAACTTAAACCCGGCGACAAATTGATCGTTCTCGGTGGGCCAGCGATGCTCATCGGCCTCGGCGGCGGTGCCGCGAGTTCGATGGCGAGTGGCTCCGGCGCGGAAGACCTCGATTTTGCGAGCGTGCAGCGCGACAACGCAGAGATGGAGCGTCGGTGCCAGGAAGTGATCGACCGCTGCTGGGCAATGGCGGACCAGAACCCGATCTCCTTTATCCACGACGTCGGCGCTGGTGGCTTGTCCAACGCACTGCCTGAACTCGTGAACGACGGCGGCCTCGGAGGCCGCTTCAACCTGCGCAAGGTGCCAAATGATGAGCCGGGAATGAGCCCGCTCGAGATCTGGTGCAACGAAGCGCAGGAGCGCTACGTCCTCGCCGTGCCCGCCGAGCGCCTGCAGGTGTTTTCCGACCTGTGCGCGCGCGAGCGCTGTCCGTTTGCCGTCGTGGGTGAAGCCACCGCCGAACGCCGCCTGGTGGTTGAGGATCCGCTTCACCGCAATACACCGATCGACCTTCCGCTCGACGTCCTGCTTGGCAAGCCACCGCGTATGCACCGTACGGATACAAAGGCGCCGCGGAAGCTGCAGGGGCTGGATCTCGGCGGCGCTACGCTGCGCGAGGCGATGAGGCGCGTTCTCCATCACCCCGCGGTGGCGGACAAAACGTTCTTGATCTCGATCGGCGACCGCTCGATCACCGGGCATGTGACGCGCGATCAGATGGTAGGCCCGTGGCAGGTGCCGGTGGCCGACTGTGCCGTGACCGCGACCTCTTTCGACGTCTATACCGGCGAGGCCATGTCGATGGGTGAACGGACGCCGGTGGCGGTCAACGACGCCGCGGCGTCGGCGAGATTGGCCGTGGGCGAGGCGCTCACCAACCTCGCGGCGGCGCAGATTGGCGACCTCGGCCGTGTGAACCTGTCCGCCAACTGGATGGCCGCTCCCGCTGTACCTGGAGATGGAGCCGACCTCTACGCGGCCGTGAAGGCGGTCGGCATGGAGTTGTGCCCGGCGCTTGGGATCACCGTTCCGGTGGGAAAAGACTCGATGAGCATGAGTACGGTGTGGAAGCACGAGGGCAAACAGCGCCGCGTGACCGCTCCCATCTCGCTCATCATCTCCGCATTCGCCCCGGTCACCGACGTCAGGCTCACGCTGACTCCCCAATTGTCGCAGGACCCGGCCGCCCCGTTGCTCCTGATCGACCTCGGCGCTGGACGCGACCGACTCGGCGGATCGATCCTGGCCCAGACCTTTGGGCAGACCGGAGCCGCTCCCGCCGACGTCGACTCCCCTGCCCTTCTGCGTTCCTTCTTTAACGCGATCCAGGAACTCGGAAAACAGAAGCTGCTTCTCGCGTATCACGACCGCTCTGACGGCGGCCTGTTTGCGACCCTGGCGGAGATGGCCTTTGCCGGACATTGCGGCGTATCGATCGAACTCCCCTCGGGGCGCGACCCGTTCCCGGCTCTCTTCTCGGAAGAACTCGGAGCGGTGATTCAGGTGCGCGGGAGCGACGAGCAGGCGGTGCGCACGATTCTGGCGCGGCATGGGCTGGACTCGCACACCATGCGTATCGGATCCGTCAATACAGAGTTTGCGCTTCGGATCAGCCGGCAAGGTACGGAACTCGTCTCTGAAGACCTGTTCGTGCTGCGCGCAGAATGGTCGGATACCACACGGCGCATCGCGGAACTTCGCGACAACCCGGCCAGCGCAGAGGACGAGCATCGCCTCCGGCAGGAACGCAACAACCCCGGCATCTCGCCGAAGCTCTGCTACGATCCCGCTGACACCCTCGGCATCCCGACCGCCGCCTCACCCCTTGCCTCCCCGAATATCAACGTGGGAGCCAGGCCCGCGATGGCGATTTTGCGCGAGCAGGGCGTGAACAGCGAGGTGGAGATGGGGGCCGCTTTCCACCGCGCCGGTTTCGAGTCAGTGGATGTTCACATGACGGACCTCCTTTCCGGTCGGGTCAGCCTAAGCCGTTTCCGGGGCCTCGTGGCCTGCGGCGGCTTCAGTTACGGCGACGTGCTGGGTGCCGGTGAAGGCTGGGCAAAGAGCGTCCTGTTCAATGAGCGCGCTCGCACGGAGTTCACGACCTTCTTCCAGCGCCCCGATACATTCTCGCTCGGTGTCTGCAATGGCTGCCAGATGATGAGCAACCTGCGGGACATCATCCCAGGCGCTGAACTCTGGCCGCGCTTCGTGCAGAACCAGAGCGAGCGCTACGAGGCCCGCTTTGTGTCGGTTCGCATCGAGACCTCCCCGAGCCTGCTATTCAAGGGAATGGAAGGATCGGTCATCCCGATTGCCGTCGCGCACGGTGAAGGTTACGCCGAATTCAAGGACCGCACTGCAGCCGAACACTTCAACCGCTCAGGCCTGGTATCCGCCCGGTTCGTCGACAATCATCACGCGCCTACGGAACGCTATCCCCTCAATCCAAACGGCTCCCCCTTTGGCATCACCGCCCTGACAAGCCAGGATGGCCGCGCGACAATCCTCATGCCGCACCCCGAGCGGGTATTCCGCACGGTTGCCAACAGCTGGCATCCCGCCGAGTGGGGCGAGGACGGTCCGTGGATGCGACTCTTCCGAAATGCGCGACGCTGGATCGGCTAG
- a CDS encoding isochorismate synthase, which yields MTILPIDPAASDSREALQGFFAQCRSHARMRGRAQLVSISLAVDALDPLAVLESIFDPLERHFYLERPAEDFSLAGAESAAALTAEGPERFHVMQRWVDDTLAESLVVGDQSLPFAGPHFFIAASFFSEVEKGEVFPAATVFVPRWQVATAGGRSVAVANCLVEPEGDVQPWVERVWRARSKFKSFNYSAPDFSDQRLPTRSVVSEVGSEHHYTRAVAEAVEAIGRGEFMKIVLARAKDLVADQALHPLRVLNGLRERFPDCFAFSLGNDSGQSFIGASPERLLKIRDGRMETEALAGSARRGASASEDASLSGALLRSAKDLHEHQVVLDSIARRLRPLGIEPEDVGGPRLRKLMNVQHLHTPVHAALPPGVRPLEVVDALHPTPAVGGSPREAAVPRIRGWEPFPRGLYAGALGWLNSRGSGEFVVGLRSALIEGPRARLYAGAGIIAGSDPLEERLETELKFRAMQDALLGRA from the coding sequence GTGACGATCCTCCCCATAGATCCCGCTGCCAGCGATAGCCGCGAGGCACTTCAGGGCTTCTTTGCCCAGTGCCGGTCCCACGCCCGCATGCGGGGAAGGGCGCAACTGGTGAGCATCTCGCTTGCGGTTGACGCCCTCGATCCACTTGCCGTGCTTGAGTCCATCTTCGATCCGCTCGAGCGGCATTTCTACCTCGAGCGTCCGGCAGAGGACTTCTCGCTGGCTGGTGCCGAGTCTGCTGCAGCGCTCACGGCAGAGGGTCCCGAACGCTTCCATGTGATGCAGCGCTGGGTCGACGACACGCTTGCCGAGAGCCTCGTGGTGGGCGACCAAAGCCTTCCCTTCGCTGGTCCTCATTTCTTCATTGCGGCGAGCTTCTTCTCGGAGGTGGAAAAGGGAGAGGTGTTTCCCGCGGCAACGGTTTTCGTTCCCAGGTGGCAGGTGGCCACAGCGGGCGGACGCTCGGTGGCTGTCGCCAATTGCCTGGTCGAACCGGAAGGCGATGTGCAGCCGTGGGTGGAACGGGTCTGGCGAGCACGCAGCAAGTTCAAGAGTTTCAATTATTCCGCTCCTGATTTTAGCGACCAGCGGCTTCCGACGAGATCAGTCGTCTCGGAGGTCGGCTCCGAACATCATTACACCCGGGCAGTCGCCGAAGCGGTTGAGGCCATCGGTCGAGGCGAGTTCATGAAGATCGTGCTCGCCCGAGCGAAGGATTTGGTGGCTGACCAGGCGCTTCACCCCCTGCGAGTGCTAAACGGGCTCCGGGAGCGGTTCCCCGATTGCTTTGCTTTCTCACTTGGCAACGACTCGGGGCAAAGCTTCATCGGCGCCTCCCCGGAGCGTCTGCTCAAGATTCGGGATGGCCGGATGGAGACGGAGGCACTTGCCGGGTCGGCTCGACGGGGTGCCTCGGCAAGCGAGGACGCGTCGCTCAGCGGCGCCCTCCTGCGTAGCGCGAAAGACCTTCATGAGCACCAAGTGGTGCTCGACTCGATCGCCCGGCGCCTGCGTCCGCTCGGGATCGAGCCCGAAGATGTCGGTGGCCCGCGCCTGCGAAAGCTCATGAACGTGCAACACCTACACACGCCCGTCCACGCCGCGTTGCCTCCCGGCGTGCGGCCGCTTGAGGTCGTTGATGCCTTGCACCCCACGCCGGCAGTGGGTGGTTCGCCCCGGGAGGCAGCCGTTCCTCGAATCCGTGGGTGGGAACCATTTCCGCGGGGACTGTATGCAGGTGCGCTGGGCTGGCTGAATTCCCGAGGTTCGGGTGAGTTTGTCGTGGGCCTACGATCCGCACTGATCGAAGGCCCGCGGGCCCGACTGTACGCGGGCGCGGGCATCATTGCCGGTTCGGATCCGCTCGAGGAACGGCTGGAAACGGAACTCAAGTTCCGCGCCATGCAGGACGCGCTGTTGGGCCGCGCGTAA
- the metG gene encoding methionine--tRNA ligase → MSQFYITTAIDYVNGSPHLGHAYEKVLSDVIARFRRQMGDSVYFLTGVDEHGQKVQQSARKKGVPPQQFCDEISQEFRAMCAKLDISNDDFIRTTEARHKNVVRDLLQQLFDKGEIYKAEYKGFYSTRQEQFLQDKDRKPDGTWPEIFGEVTEITESNYFFRLQKYQDWLIDFLRKNESFVFPRYRQKQVLEFLSEPLNDLCISRPKERLEWGIPLPFDENFVTYVWFDALVNYYSAVKDKAGIWPADFHVIGKDILVPPHAVYWPIMLKACGIEPPKAILAHGWWSINGAKMSKSTGNFIEPIAFADQFGVDALRYFLIREMSVGQDSDFSQAQFLSRYNAELANNLGNLVNRTLNMTNRFAGGVVPAPAGGDEVEVELKALWEKTRSEVITLSEGFQFHIALERTMAFVTATNAYIEKRAPWKLGKSTTESDQALLRTSLATMAESLRLSTTLLQAVMPGTVSKILGVLGYTQSDCWKDELAWGEKLVGKKVAETAILFPRPQVEKK, encoded by the coding sequence ATGAGTCAATTCTACATCACAACCGCCATCGATTATGTGAACGGGTCGCCGCACCTAGGGCACGCCTACGAAAAGGTGCTCTCGGACGTGATCGCACGTTTTCGCAGGCAGATGGGCGACTCCGTTTACTTCCTCACGGGTGTGGACGAGCATGGCCAGAAGGTACAGCAGAGCGCGCGCAAGAAAGGCGTTCCTCCCCAGCAATTCTGCGACGAGATTTCACAGGAGTTTCGCGCGATGTGCGCCAAGCTCGATATCTCGAACGACGACTTCATCCGCACCACGGAAGCCAGGCACAAAAACGTCGTGCGCGACCTGCTTCAGCAGCTGTTTGACAAGGGCGAAATCTACAAGGCCGAGTACAAGGGGTTCTATTCCACGCGGCAGGAACAATTTCTCCAGGATAAGGATCGCAAACCCGACGGCACGTGGCCCGAGATATTTGGCGAAGTCACCGAGATCACCGAAAGCAACTACTTCTTCCGGCTGCAAAAATACCAGGACTGGCTCATCGATTTCCTTCGAAAGAACGAGTCGTTTGTCTTTCCGCGGTACCGTCAGAAGCAGGTGCTTGAGTTCTTGTCGGAGCCGTTGAACGACCTCTGCATCTCGAGGCCCAAGGAGCGCCTCGAGTGGGGAATCCCGCTTCCGTTCGACGAGAATTTTGTCACGTACGTGTGGTTCGACGCGCTTGTCAACTACTACTCGGCCGTGAAGGACAAGGCCGGGATCTGGCCCGCGGACTTCCACGTGATCGGGAAGGATATCCTTGTCCCTCCCCACGCCGTGTACTGGCCGATCATGCTGAAGGCGTGCGGCATTGAACCCCCGAAGGCGATCCTCGCTCACGGGTGGTGGTCCATCAATGGGGCGAAGATGTCCAAGAGTACCGGCAACTTTATCGAGCCAATTGCTTTTGCCGATCAGTTCGGCGTCGATGCGCTTCGCTACTTCCTCATCCGCGAGATGAGCGTCGGGCAGGACAGCGACTTTTCGCAGGCGCAGTTCCTCTCCCGTTATAACGCCGAGCTCGCGAATAACCTGGGCAACCTGGTCAACCGCACCCTGAACATGACCAACCGTTTTGCCGGTGGTGTGGTTCCCGCACCTGCGGGCGGCGACGAAGTCGAGGTTGAACTGAAGGCGCTTTGGGAGAAAACCCGCAGCGAAGTGATCACCCTCAGCGAAGGTTTTCAGTTCCACATCGCCCTGGAGCGGACGATGGCCTTCGTGACCGCAACGAACGCCTATATCGAGAAGCGCGCCCCTTGGAAACTTGGAAAGTCCACTACTGAAAGTGACCAGGCTCTCCTCCGCACGTCACTTGCGACAATGGCGGAAAGCCTCCGCCTCAGCACGACATTGTTGCAGGCCGTCATGCCTGGCACGGTTTCGAAGATCCTCGGTGTTCTCGGGTATACCCAGTCGGACTGCTGGAAGGACGAACTTGCCTGGGGAGAGAAGTTGGTCGGGAAGAAGGTCGCAGAGACTGCGATCCTGTTCCCCCGCCCCCAGGTCGAGAAGAAGTAA
- a CDS encoding glycosyltransferase family 2 protein, with amino-acid sequence MRHRPDKPLISIIVPCYNEEESLPLLIERLSAAAATWPGTYEVVCVDDGSRDRTWELLQVQAKADRRWRCFSFSRNFGHQAAVSAGLKHCRGDAAIVIDADLQDPPEVLAQFIREWLAGFDVVFGVRESRRDTWHKRFFAWIFYRTLERLVTVHIPTDAGDFALMDRKVIDVMNQLPERSRYLRGLRAWSGFRQKPLVFRRDARAAGVPQYTFKKSLKLALDGIFSFSAAPLRFASYLGFAMSGFALFLTVFTFLQKVFHEFFERIGLGPGPGFATIVIAVTLLGGVQLICLGILGEYLGRIYDEVKGRPAWIISESTDSDEDRS; translated from the coding sequence ATGCGACACCGCCCCGATAAGCCGCTGATCTCGATCATTGTTCCCTGTTACAATGAGGAAGAGTCGCTCCCACTGCTGATTGAACGGCTCTCGGCGGCAGCGGCAACCTGGCCGGGCACGTACGAGGTTGTTTGCGTTGACGATGGCTCCCGGGATCGAACATGGGAGCTCCTTCAAGTTCAGGCCAAGGCTGACCGGCGGTGGCGCTGCTTCTCCTTTTCGCGAAATTTCGGTCATCAGGCTGCGGTCTCAGCGGGACTGAAGCATTGCCGTGGAGACGCCGCCATAGTGATCGATGCCGATCTCCAGGATCCGCCGGAGGTGCTGGCGCAGTTCATCCGTGAGTGGCTGGCGGGGTTTGATGTGGTGTTTGGAGTTCGCGAAAGCCGTCGTGACACCTGGCACAAACGCTTTTTCGCCTGGATTTTCTATCGCACGCTCGAGCGCCTCGTCACCGTTCACATCCCCACGGATGCGGGCGACTTTGCGCTCATGGATCGAAAGGTGATCGACGTGATGAATCAACTGCCGGAAAGGAGCCGCTACCTGCGTGGCCTTCGCGCCTGGAGCGGCTTCAGGCAGAAGCCACTCGTCTTCCGACGCGACGCGAGGGCGGCCGGCGTGCCCCAGTACACATTCAAGAAGTCACTGAAGCTCGCCTTGGACGGAATCTTTTCCTTTTCCGCAGCTCCCCTTCGTTTCGCGTCCTACCTGGGCTTCGCGATGTCTGGTTTTGCACTTTTCCTGACGGTTTTCACTTTCCTGCAAAAGGTGTTCCATGAGTTCTTCGAACGCATTGGACTCGGCCCAGGCCCGGGGTTCGCCACAATTGTGATCGCCGTCACGCTCCTGGGAGGCGTGCAGTTGATTTGCCTTGGTATCCTTGGAGAATACCTCGGGCGCATTTACGACGAAGTTAAGGGCAGGCCTGCCTGGATAATCAGCGAAAGCACGGACTCGGACGAGGATCGTTCATGA
- a CDS encoding NAD(P)/FAD-dependent oxidoreductase gives MTKRVLVVGGGFTGLTAAHRLAASGVTVVVAEKSESLGGLAGGFSLGGHSLEKTYHHLFRSDRDILDLCQELALGDQLEWLPSSIAVHRDGVFHPFATPKDLLAFKPLPFLSRVRLGMVVAFLQRWRSGRSLERSPASQWMRKTCGLAAWQTLWQPLLRGKFSTHAEEVSMAWLWARIHIRANSREAGSSGEKLGYFKSGFACVTTALEARIRANKGVLRTHTPLRRLIRAENSWLADLNGSVEEFDDVVFTGSCRAFANLLLESEVDTKAGYLDQLRSIKYLGAACLVFTYPEPLTEAYWNNMNEPDCPFLVLLTHTRLAPCERYGGRHVHYLGNYHTSEDTVANADSRAVSEAWLSWLARAVKGFDPARIEESHFFRFRDAQHVADVGYASRIPPYQTPYPGLWLANFAQIYPEDRGTNYAVREGNRIARLILETAR, from the coding sequence ATGACGAAGCGCGTGCTCGTTGTCGGCGGTGGGTTCACGGGCTTGACGGCGGCCCATCGGCTCGCCGCTTCCGGCGTGACTGTAGTCGTCGCGGAGAAATCTGAGTCGCTTGGTGGCCTCGCTGGCGGGTTCTCGCTCGGAGGCCATTCGCTCGAGAAGACCTACCACCACCTCTTTCGTTCGGACCGCGACATTCTTGATCTTTGCCAGGAGCTTGCCCTCGGCGATCAATTGGAATGGTTACCGAGCTCGATCGCCGTTCACCGCGATGGCGTCTTCCATCCCTTTGCAACGCCGAAGGACCTCCTCGCGTTCAAGCCACTGCCCTTTCTCTCGCGTGTGAGGCTCGGAATGGTGGTGGCTTTTCTGCAACGCTGGCGATCCGGCCGTTCGCTGGAGCGTTCGCCCGCTTCCCAATGGATGAGGAAGACCTGTGGCTTGGCGGCGTGGCAAACCCTCTGGCAGCCCCTCCTTCGTGGCAAGTTTTCAACCCACGCCGAAGAGGTCTCCATGGCCTGGCTCTGGGCGCGCATACACATCCGCGCCAACTCGCGGGAAGCCGGCTCCTCCGGGGAAAAGCTGGGCTATTTCAAGAGCGGCTTTGCCTGTGTGACCACCGCACTTGAAGCGCGCATACGTGCAAACAAAGGCGTCCTCCGCACGCACACACCACTTCGGCGTCTGATTCGCGCGGAAAACAGCTGGTTGGCCGACTTGAACGGTTCGGTCGAAGAGTTCGACGATGTCGTGTTTACCGGTTCGTGTCGTGCGTTTGCCAATCTGCTTTTGGAAAGCGAGGTGGACACGAAGGCCGGGTACCTGGACCAACTCCGTTCGATCAAATACCTGGGTGCCGCGTGCCTGGTGTTCACCTATCCCGAGCCTCTGACCGAGGCATATTGGAATAACATGAACGAGCCTGACTGCCCTTTCCTCGTGCTGCTCACCCACACCCGCCTGGCGCCGTGCGAGCGGTACGGAGGACGTCACGTGCATTACCTGGGCAATTACCACACCTCGGAGGACACGGTCGCCAACGCAGATTCACGAGCGGTCTCCGAGGCCTGGCTGAGCTGGCTCGCACGGGCGGTGAAAGGTTTCGACCCCGCGCGAATTGAGGAAAGTCACTTCTTCCGTTTCCGTGACGCCCAGCACGTGGCGGACGTTGGCTATGCGAGCAGAATTCCGCCTTATCAAACGCCCTACCCTGGACTATGGCTCGCCAACTTCGCACAGATTTACCCGGAGGATCGGGGAACCAATTACGCCGTCCGCGAGGGGAACAGGATCGCGCGCCTGATCCTTGAAACCGCCCGATGA
- a CDS encoding lysylphosphatidylglycerol synthase transmembrane domain-containing protein, which translates to MKRWLPFLVGLACSVAACVWIARTTELHDAIDAIGRLAPGSLVLVVASYSLGFLPRALRTVAMCGNAGSCSKRVAAEAVILGYAANNVLPLRLGEIVRTLFFAARTGMPATTSFALVAAERFLDALFLALVLSSALVGMSLRDPGLPAAYEILFLPALLLSVSGFAGAALLILFQPVLARRLAALQPSRFKDVATRALEATHFLRDRHRLLRVSLLSAGVWLCEGGMFAATAWALGFSQPVLAGYLALAVVNLGVLVPSSPGYVGVFHAAALFALVPLGVSKPEALAFGLVTHGVPFLLVTATGLVIFLRHHHLLLALRNRWAPSR; encoded by the coding sequence ATGAAACGTTGGCTACCGTTCCTCGTCGGCCTTGCGTGCAGCGTTGCTGCGTGTGTGTGGATCGCGCGCACGACTGAACTTCACGATGCCATCGATGCAATCGGGCGACTTGCTCCTGGTTCTCTGGTGCTAGTGGTTGCTTCTTACAGCCTGGGTTTCCTGCCCCGCGCACTTCGCACCGTGGCCATGTGCGGAAACGCCGGGTCCTGTTCGAAGCGGGTGGCTGCGGAGGCGGTGATACTCGGGTACGCGGCGAATAATGTGCTTCCGCTTCGCCTCGGTGAGATTGTGCGCACGCTGTTCTTCGCGGCGCGAACCGGCATGCCCGCCACCACCTCATTCGCCCTGGTTGCAGCAGAGCGGTTTCTCGATGCGCTGTTTCTTGCACTGGTTCTCTCTTCTGCGCTCGTGGGCATGTCTCTCCGAGACCCAGGTTTGCCCGCGGCATACGAGATTCTCTTTCTGCCCGCATTGCTACTTTCGGTGTCTGGCTTCGCCGGTGCGGCGCTCTTGATCTTATTTCAGCCGGTCCTTGCCCGCCGACTCGCGGCGCTGCAGCCTTCCCGTTTCAAGGACGTCGCCACGCGCGCACTTGAAGCCACCCATTTCCTGCGAGACCGGCATAGGCTTCTGCGCGTCTCCCTGCTTTCCGCCGGTGTCTGGCTTTGTGAAGGCGGAATGTTCGCCGCCACCGCTTGGGCGCTGGGATTCTCGCAACCGGTCCTTGCAGGTTACCTCGCGCTCGCGGTCGTGAACCTCGGGGTCCTGGTTCCATCGTCGCCTGGCTATGTCGGAGTATTCCACGCGGCGGCCCTTTTCGCCCTGGTTCCCCTTGGCGTTTCGAAGCCTGAGGCCCTCGCCTTTGGCCTCGTAACGCACGGTGTGCCCTTCCTTTTGGTGACAGCCACGGGGTTGGTGATCTTTCTGAGACACCACCACCTCCTGTTGGCACTCAGGAATCGTTGGGCACCTTCAAGATGA
- a CDS encoding glycosyltransferase family 2 protein, whose protein sequence is MSETGPFLSVVVPVFNEARQLSFTVDAIASVMVREGWSYELILVDDGSGDGTWQEIVRISAVNTAVMGVKLSRNFGKEAALCAGLDRVKGQAVITMDADLQHPPDVIPEMVRVWQSGFPIVDALKRKHCRQGFVQRLGARGFYGVLRRLSNLDLRKTSDFKLLDARIIAAWRMLSERETFYRGLIAWVGFKHGEVHFDVAKRTQGASKWPRLRLVQYAISAILSFSAMPMQVVTTLGFVFLAVAIPLTLQTLYNKFTGHASDGFTTVITLQLIIGSVLMISLGIIGSYIARIFEEVKNRPRYLISDLTGGNEKPDAR, encoded by the coding sequence ATGAGCGAGACCGGCCCGTTTCTCTCCGTAGTGGTGCCGGTGTTCAATGAGGCTCGGCAGCTGTCCTTCACCGTCGACGCGATCGCGAGTGTGATGGTCAGGGAGGGGTGGTCCTATGAACTGATTCTTGTGGATGATGGCTCGGGGGATGGCACCTGGCAGGAGATCGTGCGTATCAGTGCGGTGAATACAGCTGTAATGGGCGTGAAGCTGAGTCGCAATTTCGGCAAGGAGGCCGCGCTGTGCGCGGGACTGGACCGGGTGAAGGGCCAGGCCGTCATCACCATGGACGCTGATCTGCAGCATCCACCGGACGTCATTCCCGAAATGGTCCGGGTATGGCAGTCGGGCTTCCCCATCGTCGATGCCTTGAAACGCAAGCACTGCCGGCAGGGGTTCGTGCAGCGCCTGGGCGCGAGGGGGTTCTACGGCGTGCTGCGCAGGCTCTCCAATCTGGATCTCCGGAAGACGTCCGATTTCAAGCTCCTGGATGCACGCATCATCGCCGCCTGGCGCATGCTGAGTGAACGCGAGACCTTTTATCGCGGCCTGATTGCCTGGGTGGGCTTCAAGCACGGCGAGGTCCACTTCGACGTCGCAAAGCGGACCCAGGGTGCGTCCAAATGGCCGAGGCTCCGTCTCGTACAATACGCGATATCGGCAATCCTCTCGTTCTCCGCCATGCCCATGCAGGTGGTCACAACCCTTGGGTTTGTTTTCCTTGCGGTGGCGATTCCCCTGACTCTCCAGACGCTCTACAACAAGTTCACCGGGCACGCGAGCGACGGGTTCACGACGGTCATCACCTTGCAGCTCATCATCGGAAGTGTGCTGATGATCAGCCTTGGAATCATCGGAAGCTACATCGCTCGAATCTTCGAGGAAGTGAAAAACCGGCCACGTTACCTCATTTCCGATTTGACCGGCGGAAACGAAAAGCCGGACGCTCGCTGA